One genomic region from Cardiocondyla obscurior isolate alpha-2009 linkage group LG01, Cobs3.1, whole genome shotgun sequence encodes:
- the LOC139104838 gene encoding uncharacterized protein produces the protein MSENVTKPASPIPTVTCAQCCGNDGGDSGGSGTGPGGGLTTMQCPALQVTSRMLRSPSHESVTTDLSLFSVSSIASDLRSANRLVTFKSYSDAQLTGRGPSPKPDSRQIQSNRPADIPEILWFEEENELIRSCGVLSSALGLRKSFSTSDVSQLPSPDAAAAGGLRTAVSALALDTAQRNTLLLEHARLDHASRSCSTWVAVGEPVASTSQLPSPHGGTAQEQQPQPQPTLQQSSSNTQSAPQPPPQPPVPPPPPVPFTGADLVRSVNKKVRQNYIRRRLLTTYRALERLSQSEFNLDQLEAAATAAQSSHGATLLVPGTTASVVGASLIGRKERNHALTVRDVERERGNQLSKYERNMMIFNWLHTLDDSAVVDSIE, from the exons ATGTCAGAGAACGTAACGAAGCCGGCCTCGCCGATACCCACGGTTACGTGCGCGCAGTGCTGCGGTAATGACGGTGGTGACAGTGGTGGTTCAGGTACCGGTCCAGGTGGTGGTCTCACTACCATGCAGTGCCCAGCTCTGCAGGTCACCTCGCGGATGCTGCGATCGCCGAGCCACGAAAGCGTCACCACCGACCTGTCGCTCTTCAGCGTGTCGTCGATCGCCAGCGATCTGCGGAGCGCTAACCGGCTAGTCACCTTTAAGTCCTATAGCGACGCGCAGCTCACTGGGCGCGGGCCATCGCCGAAACCGGATTCCCGACAGATTCAGAGTAATAG GCCGGCGGACATCCCCGAAATCCTGTGGTTCGAGGAAGAGAACGAGCTGATCCGTAGCTGCGGCGTTCTATCGTCCGCGCTGGGGCTGCGGAAAAGTTTCAGCACGAGCGACGTATCTCAGCTTCCTAGTCCGGACGCGGCCGCAGCTGGCGGCCTGCGGACGGCGGTGTCCGCGCTGGCGCTCGACACCGCTCAGCGTAATACCCTGCTGCTGGAGCACGCTAGGCTCGACCATGCCTCGAGATCCTGCAGCACCTGGGTCGCCGTTGGCGAACCGGTCGCTAGCACGTCCCAGCTTCCCAGTCCGCACGGAGGAACCGCGCAAGAGCAACAACCCCAACCGCAACCGACGCTCCAACAATCTTCCTCCAACACTCAATCGGCGCCGCAGCCTCCGCCACAGCCTCCGGTACCACCACCGCCGCCCGTGCCCTTCACCGGCGCGGACCTCGTTAGGTCTGTTAATAAGAAGGTCCGGCAGAACTACATACGACGAAG ACTGCTAACCACGTATCGCGCTCTGGAGCGCCTCTCGCAGAGCGAGTTCAATCTGGACCAGCTGGAGGCTGCGGCCACCGCGGCTCAGAGCTCCCACGGGGCCACTTTGCTGGTCCCCGGTACAACCGCCAGCGTCGTCGGCGCGTCTCTGATCGGCCGGAAGGAGCGGAATCACGCGCTGACGGTGCGGGATGTCGAGCGGGAGCGCGGGAACCAGCTGTCCAAGTATGAGAGAAACATGATGATCTTCAATTGGCTACACACTCTAGACGACAGCGCGGTCGTGGACAGCATTGAGTAA